One Spinacia oleracea cultivar Varoflay chromosome 4, BTI_SOV_V1, whole genome shotgun sequence DNA segment encodes these proteins:
- the LOC130460085 gene encoding uncharacterized protein isoform X1, with product MGSFENLVWGRFGDGIALCAEMGPSVPGSTRQDIYFCSSFQDHPQQSVFWSLFSPCRNGVPHQVDPSLSLSFSSSITQQPPIAVPDSGGFGLTALQPCILDGPLLTISSPLQPTHYL from the exons ATGGGATCTTTTGAGAACCTGGTGTGGGGTCGATTTGGTGATGGTATTGCTTTGTGTGCAGAGATGGGACCTAGTGTACCTGGAAGCACACGGCAG GATATATATTTTTGTTCCAGTTTCCAGGATCATCCACAGCAGTCGG TTTTCTGGTCACTTTTTTCACCTTGCCGAAATGGCGTGCCTCATCAAGTTGATCCCTCCTTGTCACTTTCATTCAG CAGTTCAATAACACAACAACCTCCAATAGCAGTTCCTGATTCAGGAGGCTTCGGCCTAACAGCTTTGCAGCCATGTATTTTAGATGGCCCATTGTTGACTATTTCCTCCCCTCTTCAGCCAACTCATTACCTCTGA
- the LOC130460085 gene encoding serine/threonine-protein kinase MHK-like isoform X2, whose translation MGSFENLVWGRFGDGIALCAEMGPSVPGSTRQDIYFCSSFQDHPQQSVFWSLFSPCRNGVPHQVDPSLSLSFSSITQQPPIAVPDSGGFGLTALQPCILDGPLLTISSPLQPTHYL comes from the exons ATGGGATCTTTTGAGAACCTGGTGTGGGGTCGATTTGGTGATGGTATTGCTTTGTGTGCAGAGATGGGACCTAGTGTACCTGGAAGCACACGGCAG GATATATATTTTTGTTCCAGTTTCCAGGATCATCCACAGCAGTCGG TTTTCTGGTCACTTTTTTCACCTTGCCGAAATGGCGTGCCTCATCAAGTTGATCCCTCCTTGTCACTTTCATTCAG TTCAATAACACAACAACCTCCAATAGCAGTTCCTGATTCAGGAGGCTTCGGCCTAACAGCTTTGCAGCCATGTATTTTAGATGGCCCATTGTTGACTATTTCCTCCCCTCTTCAGCCAACTCATTACCTCTGA